The following proteins are co-located in the Perognathus longimembris pacificus isolate PPM17 chromosome 25, ASM2315922v1, whole genome shotgun sequence genome:
- the C1qtnf2 gene encoding LOW QUALITY PROTEIN: complement C1q tumor necrosis factor-related protein 2 (The sequence of the model RefSeq protein was modified relative to this genomic sequence to represent the inferred CDS: deleted 1 base in 1 codon), producing the protein MIPWVLLACALPCAADPLLGPFARRDFQKGAPQLVCSLPGPQGPPGPPGAPGPSGTVGRMGVPGKDGQDGQDGLRGDSGEEGPPGRTGNRGKQGPKGKAGAIGRAGPRGPKGVPGAPGKHGTPGKKGPKGRKGEPGLPGPCGCSSGRAKSAFSVAVTKSYPRERLPIKFDKILMNEGGHYNASSGKFVCGVPGVYYFTYDITLANKHLAIGLVHNGQYRIRTFDANTGNHDIASGSTVLALKQGDEVWLQIFYSEQNGLFYDPYWTDSLFTGFLIYADQGDPNEV; encoded by the exons ATGATCCCCTGGGTGCTGCTGGCCTGTGCCCTCCCCTGCGCCGCCGACCCGCTGCTCGGC CCCTTCGCCCGCAGAGACTTCCAGAAGGGCGCCCCTCAACTCGTCTGCAGCCTCCCCGGCCCTCaggggccccccggccccccgggagCGCCAGGGCCCTCGGGCACGGTGGGAAGAATGGGCGTTCCTGGTAAAGACGGGCAGGACGGGCAGGACGGGCTCCGCGGGGACAGCGGAGAGGAAG GTCCTCCAGGCCGCACCGGTAACCGCGGGAAGCAAGGCCCAAAGGGCAAAGCCGGGGCCATTGGCCGGGCCGGGCCTCGAGGCCCCAAGGGGGTCCCCGGAGCCCCCGGGAAGCACGGCACGCCGGGCAAGAAGGGGCCCAAGGGCAGGAAGGGCGAGCCGGGCCTGCCGGGCCCCTGCGGCTGCAGCAGCGGCCGGGCCAAGTCGGCCTTCTCGGTGGCGGTGACCAAGAGCTACCCCCGGGAGCGGCTGCCCATCAAGTTTGACAAGATCCTGATGAACGAGGGGGGCCACTACAACGCCTCGAGCGGCAAGTTCGTGTGCGGGGTGCCGGGCGTGTACTACTTCACCTACGACATCACGCTGGCCAACAAGCACCTGGCCATCGGCCTGGTGCACAACGGCCAGTACCGCATCCGGACCTTCGACGCCAACACCGGCAACCACGACATCGCCTCGGGCTCCACCGTCCTGGCCCTGAAGCAGGGCGACGAGGTCTGGCTGCAGATCTTCTACTCGGAGCAAAATGGCCTCTTCTACGACCCTTACTGGACGGACAGCCTCTTCACCGGCTTCCTCATCTACGCCGACCAGGGCGACCCCAACGAAGTctag